catgtatatatgcatatatatcataatcaaaacaatAAGTAAAGAACAAAAAAGGATCATACCGTGAGGGGAAAAGGAACTGTAAAAGAAGATGCAGGTCGTCGGATCAATTTGGGATATCACGGAACAGGGAGGGGATTAGGTCTATAGTACGCTTTTAACTTGTGGTAAGTTTGGGCTTTTTGGAGACAAATTCTAAAATGTTAGAACCAAACCAagttagtattttattttaatatttatttatttatatttatagaaataaaCATTATGTTGTAGAACTTTTTATATGACAAAGTTACCAGTTTAGTCATTAGAAGCTATAGCTATAATTAAATGTGTAATGAAGGGGCAAAAGTTGTGAGAAATGTTTGGAAGGAAGGATACAAGAGACTATGGGAATGAAGTTAATTGGGTAACTATGGTGTGGTTAGCCATGAGAGGCAGATTAAGTATCCAGTCCCTTGAAGAAGTATGAATGTGTGTTTTCTAACAGTCaacttgatttatttattttttatttatttttagaacaGCAAGGGCCGGATCACGGATATCCGGACTGGATTCTGATTGTGAATTTCCAAGATGGTTTTGGCAGGAAGTTACGGATAAAGCCAAGGGATATGGTGTAATTGATAAATGGGAAAATAATGTCAGTTGgtttatagatacaaaatgCCCAAAAAAGGTATGGAATGTTGTCCAAAGATTATCTTTTGCAGCCTGTGTATATTGGATTTGGAAGGAGCGGAATTGTAGGATGTTTAGACATGAGAGTACGCCAAAGGAAAAGATTAAAGGTCTGGTGTTAGTGTATAATGCTAAGGCTGTTAAgtttaaaatttagaaaatgtcATGCTTATGAGGAAATGATCAATATATGGGTTATGAAGAATATGGACGGAGTTTAGAGGTGAGTTTTTGTTGTTTGCAGGTGTGGCAGAGTCACATTGGTATAATGGGTAGAGGTATTAAGCAAGAAGGTCATATGACAAGGGCAGGTACCAATGTACCATAAATACTGTAGTATGGAGAAGATATGAAGGTGAAGCTTGTAATGTTTTATGGTACAGGATAAATATGTCGACTGAGTTTGTACATGATGCGGTTTGTCCATCATTGTTGTTCACTTGTTCTTTGAATGATGTAAAGTATTTGtgattaacaaaaaaaaagtggtaCAAAATTGTATATTAACCTGGGCGCATGACTTTGGAGTATGAATATCCTAACGAGGTAAACGCCAACTCTGAACAGGCATGCCACTAATCTCTACCTCCTGCTTACTAATCGGAGCAAAGTGGTTTGTAAAATCTGTGTCATGGATTTATTTCAAGGTTTGGGCAAAGACATGCTCTACAACAAGCTGCCTATCTTACCTGCAATTCAGCATTGAACGGTCTACTTACTTCAACATCATAACTGTATAGCCAATACCTCAATTCCTAATGATAAAACTTATGCTAAGTGGTGACTGGCACACTAAATAGAAAAACAGATGTAATTTAAGCAAACAAGTTGCCAACCTGATTTCACTTCAGTAGCCAACAACTTTTAGACCAAGATAGAAACTACTAAACATTAAGTTGGTATTCAGTTACAAAACAATCCATCAAAAACAACAGGCAAAACAACCTAAGTGATACATAGAAGCAGAAAACAGCAACTGTCTATGATGCAGGTTTTTGCTTCTTTGGTGCACGATAGGCTCCAACAACACAGGCATGGTCTCGCTCAAAGGGCTCAAGGGTCACCTGCTCCATGGGTTTGAACTGATCTGCTTGAAGCTTTTTCACTTCAGAAGCAAATACATGTTCAGCAGCAACAGTTGAGTCAATGCAGTTTGCCTGCACATAATACACAAGGTTATTATTAAGAAAACTTGATAAATGTAGAGCAGAAAATCCCATTGACAAAATCTCCTACACAAAAATACAGACCTTGATGGATATAACAAAATGTCCTCCAGTTTTCAGGAAATGGGATGCATTGAGTGCTAAAATTCTTGCCTGCATATAGCGACGAAGACAATAAATAATGATAGGTGGATAAAGCCATTACAAACTATAATGGATACTCAGATCCAATAAATACATTaccaaaattcaaaacaataaactGAAGATATGCAAAGTGAAACAGCAGATACCAACTAATAATTTCTCATAGAAGCATCAGAAACTCGATTTTGCATCACTTGTGACGTCTTGAAGGGGAATCCGAGTTAATTCATCATGTACTAGAAGTGATATTCACACTCAACTTATTTTAAAAcgtaaaattataaataaaaaattttataataataaaactaccAACAATGGGAagataaaagttttgaaaatgaactttcagaagaaaagtttaaaaaacattttaaaaaaaactagaatTACGATGCATCAGAAACTCGATTTCGCATCATCCAAAGATGTCCTGAAGGGGAATCCGAGTAAACTCATCATATGCGACATTGTAGAATCAAAACCATAGTAAAACAgctgaaatttttaaaagaatactAGCAATATAAtgtcaaaaacacaaaaaaattcaAGTAAGACAATCTTTTGtaggttaaaaataaaaatggaaaaactTAGTTTTTGTAAAAGAAACAAACATTAGCATTTGAAATGCCATACCAGAGAGCATAAAAGCAATATAatgtcaaaaacaaaaaactcaaGTAAGACAATAATTTGTAagctaataaataataatggaaAAACTTAGTTTTTGTAAAAGGAACAAGCTATGAAATGTTATACTAGAGAGACAGCATAAGAGCAAACCAACAATTCAAGTTCAGCTAGCACAAAACACACAATAAGTGCAAATCAAACCTGGTCAGGTTGAGCAACATCGGAAAATATAACATCAACCATGCCAACAAGCATCCTGTACTTTGCTGGATGTCTAGCATCCTCAATAATCGGAATAATATTGGTCCGCTTTTTAGCCATGTTGACCAAATCTCTCCCACTTCTGTGAGAAAACTCAACAGCATACACAACTCCAGTCTAACAAAAGatacaatatatacattaaacAACTTAATAAAACTAACATGACAAGCATAACGTATAAAACTTTGAAAACCAGTTACCGGTCCAACAAGATCAGACACGTGAGAGACAGTGGTGCCAGATGCAGCGCCCAAATAGAGCACCTTTGAGCCGGGTTTCATCCAGATATTGTCAACTCCACCAAGAACAGCAGCAGCCAACTTTGACCTAAATGGATTCCATACTCTGTACTCAACCTTTGTCCCATCTTCATTCTGTTCACAAAACATATTCAATAAATATACAACATACTGATGCATATACTGATATACTGTACAATATAAACtgcatatatacaaaatttatgTGTATACATACATAGATATGGATACCTGAACAAAGATTCTTTTTTGATAAGCAAAACTTATTTCTATACATGATTTACTAGTATATATAGaacatatacaatatatatacaaaatacacATGCATATACTAATATACAATTTAAACtgcatatatataacatttatgtgtttacatatatacagatatatatatatatatatgtacacctGAACAAAGATTCTTTTTTCATAACAAGCAACAAACATTTCTATATAGGATTTActagtatatatacaatatatatacaacatccACACCCATATACTGATATACAATGTAAACTGCATATATAGCATTTATGTGTATACATAAagtcataaatatatatatatatatatgtacacctGAACAAAGATTCTTTTTTCATAACAAGCAACACTTATTTCTATATATGATTTActagtatatatacaataaaaaaaaactgcaCATATATATACCTGAACAGAGATTCTTTTTTCGTTGTAAACAGCTTCACCAGGAACAAGATTTTTCGTACAAAGAGCATCTTCTTTTCCTTTAGCAATAAACACACCTTCATGTCTATGTGGCTCAACAATCACCTTATTCCCACCTTTCATCCCACCACCTCTTCCACCACGTCCTCCTCTTCCGCCACGTCCTCCTCTTCCACCACGTCCTCCTCCACGAGTCATCTCTCCACCTCTTCCGCCGCTCCTGCCGCCGCTGAATCCTCCCCTTCCTCCTCTTCCTCCCCTATCGCTACGGCCGCCGCTGAATCCGCCGCCGCCACGTCCTGTAAGGTAcagttaaaataattatatgtatgtataggttagtgagaaaaatgaagaaaatgaaatgaattgagtgAATAAATGATAGTACCTCCACCGCCTCTCATTGGAGCTCTCAtgattgtaagtttttttttttgttgttgataggATGAgagaaaaattagggtttattgaGGGGGAGTGTGGAATACTGAGCGGCGAAAAGAGGTGTTTTTATAAgcttaattagggttttagggttttattatTTGGGGATATTTATGAATctatgaatatttttttatgtttggttATTGGGCTGAGTATGGAAGTTGCTTGGTGTGCAAAAGTATATTGGGTTTAAGCCCAATTTAATGGACTAGTTCTTTCTTACAAcctatttttgtttcttttaaattatatttaaagagataaaacaattttattttaactgctgaaaataataacaaaaaaataatataatacttgataatatCACTTTGGATAACAAAGAATATAATCTAAACTAGTGTCAATTTTCTACTCAAAAGGGTACATACCGTACATTCTAGCTTTctactaaattttaaatctgTGTCTAATACTGGATGCGAGACTTACaacattaataatattattagtaatatTAGATGCTTT
The Erigeron canadensis isolate Cc75 chromosome 2, C_canadensis_v1, whole genome shotgun sequence DNA segment above includes these coding regions:
- the LOC122589346 gene encoding rRNA 2'-O-methyltransferase fibrillarin 1-like — translated: MRAPMRGGGGRGGGGFSGGRSDRGGRGGRGGFSGGRSGGRGGEMTRGGGRGGRGGRGGRGGRGGRGGGMKGGNKVIVEPHRHEGVFIAKGKEDALCTKNLVPGEAVYNEKRISVQNEDGTKVEYRVWNPFRSKLAAAVLGGVDNIWMKPGSKVLYLGAASGTTVSHVSDLVGPTGVVYAVEFSHRSGRDLVNMAKKRTNIIPIIEDARHPAKYRMLVGMVDVIFSDVAQPDQARILALNASHFLKTGGHFVISIKANCIDSTVAAEHVFASEVKKLQADQFKPMEQVTLEPFERDHACVVGAYRAPKKQKPAS